In Hymenobacter volaticus, the genomic window TACGGCCATCAACACCAAGTACGATGACGACAGCCCGTACCTAAGCCGTGACGGTAAGACGCTCTATTTCTCGTCGCGCGGCCACAACACAATGGGTGGCTACGACATCTTCAAGTCGGAGTACGATTCGATTGCTAAGAGATGGGGACGCCCCGAGAACATGGGCTATCCAGTAAATACGCCCGACGATGACACGTACTACCGCTTGAGCCCAGATGGTAGCTACGCTTACCTATCGTCGTACCGCATTGGGGGCTACGGCGAAAAGGACATCTACACGATCAACTACATCAAGAACGCCACTATTCGGGGTCGGGTATTTTCGCAACGCGACAGCACCGTAATTCCGGGCGTGGAGTTGGTATTCAGTGGCACGCAAGCCGATAAAACGGCCTTGAGCTACCGCGATGTAACCAAGCCTATCACCGGCGACTACCAAGTGAGCGTGCTTTCGGGCCGTTCGTACCAAGTTGCTGTGACCAAGGATGGGACGAACATTATCACGGAAGAATTTACCGTGCCGATTTCAACCAACGATTCAACCGTTGTTGAGAAGAATTTCTACGTGCCGTACACCGACACTACGTCGCAGGTGGCCTTCAAGAACATCTACTTCGATACCGACAAGTACAAGCTACGGCCCGAGTCGATTACTGAGTTGGACAACATTAGCTCGATTCTGAAAGCTAATTCAGGCGTTAACATCTCTATCGAAGGCCACTGCGACTCTCGCAACACTGACGAGTACAACATCGTGCTGGGCCAGAACCGCGCCGATGCTGCCTACAACTACCTGAAGAAGTCGGGTATTGCCGAGACGCGGATGGTAACGGTAAGCTACGGCGAGCGTCGTCCGGCGGCGGCCAACGATTCGCCTGAGAACATGCAGCTCAACCGTCGCGTGGAGTTCCGCCCGATTGTGAAGGAAGGCGAAGCTGCTCCCGTATTGACGCCAGGTGTTGCTCCTGCAACTACTACGACCACTGGTGCTGATGCGGGCACTAGCACCTCTACTCCGGGCGCCGGCGCTACGCTTCAGCCAGGCAAAAGCAAGGCGAAGCTAGCCGATGGTACCAAGGTGAAAACCAAAGTGGATGAGGACAGCGACAAAGTGAAAGTGAAAACCAAAGGCGCTAACGACGAAAAGAGCAAGACCGTAACCAAAGACGGTGCTATCGATTCGAAGGCCAAAGATGCCAATGGCGAAAAAGTCAAAGTGAAGACCGACAACGACTAAGCGGTCGAGTAGATCATATTTAGCGGGCCGGGCTCTATGCCCGGCCCGCTTTTTTTCAACATAATGACTTGTCAGACGTTATGTTTGGGCAATTTTGCCCCTGAATCCTCGTTGTTCGCTCCAGACCCATGGCCGTAGTACCCTACAAAGACGACACCGCTGGCAAGAAGTCCCAAGTGGCCCACATGTTTAATAGCATTGCGGGCAAATACGACTTCCTTAACCACTTCTTAAGCGTTGGCACCGACATCTACTGGCGGCGTAAAGCGGTGAGCGAACTTAAAACCCTGCGGCCCGCTCGCATCCTTGATATTGCCACGGGCACGGCTGACTTCGCCATCGAAACCCTGCGTGCAGCCTCGGATGATGCGCATGTGACGGGCGTCGATATTTCGGAAGGAATGTTGGCTGTTGGTCGGCGCAAGCTGCAGGAAAAGGGCCTGACGAATCGGATTCAGTTGGAGCAAGGTGATTCCGAGAATCTACCGTACCCCGACAATCATTTTGATGCCGTTACGGCCTCGTTTGGGGTGCGCAACTTCGAGAACCTGACCAAAGGCCTAACGGAAATGCGGCGGGTTCTGCGACCAGGGGGAAGCTGGTGATTTTAGAGTTTTCTAAACCAACGGCGTTTCCACTCAAGCAAGCATATAATTTCTACTTTCAGCGGGTACTCCCCGTCTTTGGAAAGATGATTTCCAAGGATAACTCCGCATATACCTACCTGCCCGAATCGGTGCAGGCCTTTCCGGATGGCCCCGATTTTTTGGCTATCCTCCGGGAAGTCGGCTTCAATACTCCCGCATGGCAACCTCTCACGTTCGGCATCAGCTCTATCTACACCGCTCACAAGTAGGCCGTTTCGCACTACTGCTTTTTTTAGCTCTGGCTACTTCTCTTGGGGCAAAGGCGCAACGCAAAAGTAAAACGGGCTCCAGCCGCACTAAAAGCGGACGGGTGAAATCCATTACCGTAAACAACCTGCCTGGCTACGACGACAAATGGTTTCACCCTGGTTTCTACATTGCGCCGCACTTTTCGCGGTTCAAGGTCGAGCAGTCGCAGGCCTACATCCAGAATCTGAACACCAGCCGGGGCGTTTCGGTGAATGCGCTCAACGGTCCAGGCTTTTCGGTCGGCTTCGTAGGTGATGCTCGGTTGGGTGACTACTTCAATCTGCGGTTTGCGCCAGGAGTCAGCTTTATCACGCGTCAGTTGGAGTTCAAGTCTGCGGGCTACGCTCCCAACACAGGCGACCCTGAAGAACTAGTGACCCAAGAAATTGC contains:
- a CDS encoding OmpA family protein, with protein sequence MDNLVRRLLKASCAFALAAAVAQPALAQSTRKQLKTANKFFEQENYRASIPFYEQVLAKEPNNPLALFRAGISYMSFDKEKASDYIYKAQKLKPKVSKDVEYWLGRVDHLNYNFDEAIAHFQAYNVTLKPKDTRKAELAQLIQHSKNAKVQFNSPKDIFVKNLGPTVNTPYAEHSPVISGDDKLLLFTSRGENVTGAGNTGDKKGGNLATDGEYYEDIFETKRIDDENWDKPRSLSGVLNGKGHDASTQLFDNDTKLLMYRQDENGDIFYSEKSGGDWTAPKKLNQNVNSKAFESDAFITPDGLTIYFSTGKYSEDGSLDIYYSTRQAGGDWGPAKSMGTAINTKYDDDSPYLSRDGKTLYFSSRGHNTMGGYDIFKSEYDSIAKRWGRPENMGYPVNTPDDDTYYRLSPDGSYAYLSSYRIGGYGEKDIYTINYIKNATIRGRVFSQRDSTVIPGVELVFSGTQADKTALSYRDVTKPITGDYQVSVLSGRSYQVAVTKDGTNIITEEFTVPISTNDSTVVEKNFYVPYTDTTSQVAFKNIYFDTDKYKLRPESITELDNISSILKANSGVNISIEGHCDSRNTDEYNIVLGQNRADAAYNYLKKSGIAETRMVTVSYGERRPAAANDSPENMQLNRRVEFRPIVKEGEAAPVLTPGVAPATTTTTGADAGTSTSTPGAGATLQPGKSKAKLADGTKVKTKVDEDSDKVKVKTKGANDEKSKTVTKDGAIDSKAKDANGEKVKVKTDND